A part of Solea solea chromosome 8, fSolSol10.1, whole genome shotgun sequence genomic DNA contains:
- the LOC131464266 gene encoding protein FAM163B, translating to MSAGTVVIAGGILATVILLTIVAVLCICRLQYYCCKREESEKGEEEEPEFVTMSPSHPLALCAPPTPPTPEHYINEPETYPPTFLTEANGPISYSPTPPPRRCQRSHAFCPSCARCSLPFYLQHPERLCDGRRRISYRTVQQQDLELPTDLDSLYQKLNLIRSVSMREVVTHSVSTDV from the exons ATGTCAGCCGGGACAGTGGTCATCGCAGGAGGAATTCTGGCTACAGTCATCTTACTGACCATTGTTGCTGTACTGTGTATATGTAGGTTACAG TATTACTGCTGTAAGAGGGAGGAGTCTGAGaagggggaagaggaggaaccAGAGTTTGTCACCATGTCGCCGTCCCACCCCCTGGCTCTTTGTGCTCCTCCTACACCTCCCACACCAGAGCATTACATCAACGAACCTGAGACCTACCCTCCAACCTTTCTCACTGAGGCCAACGGGCCCATCAGCTACTCCCCAACGCCTCCACCACGCAGGTGCCAGCGCTCACATGCCTTCTGCCCATCCTGCGCCCGCTGCTCACTGCCTTTTTACTTGCAGCACCCGGAGAGGCTGTGTGATGGCAGGCGCAGGATAAGCTACAGGACTGTGCAGCAGCAGGACCTGGAACTGCCCACAGATCTGGACAGCCTTTACCAGAAGCTCAACCTCATCCGCTCTGTCTCCATGAGGGAGGTGGTGACCCACAGTGTCAGCACTGACGTCTAG